From a single Pseudomonas serboccidentalis genomic region:
- a CDS encoding putative bifunctional diguanylate cyclase/phosphodiesterase has translation MKTPFPQTNRRILIIDDTPAIHDDFRKILAPQVQDTADLNQLEQTLFGTRQSQHLSFQLDSAYQGQEALALVKRAQASGTPYALAFIDMRMPPGWDGLETIEQLWRVDPNLQIALCTAYSDYSWEAMAERLEFGDQLLILKKPFDSLEIRQMANALTWKWQLAQDAALKMLSLEQTIEARVHELLKVSHLLQYDSLTELPNSTLLGDRLSQAMAVCRRHDKQLVVMFLGLDRFKRINNALGHPAGDEMLKRVAQQLLSCVRGSDSVFRYGSDEFVMILGDINHPQQTHGIAEKLLTAIRLPQTIAGHDVSVTASLGISVYPDDGLEAIELIKKAETAMRNVKEQGPDNIGFFIEAMNQRAREQHSIESGIRRALQEHEFVLHYQPKIDLRSGRVVGAEALVRWQKPGHGWVYPSDFIPVAEDSGLIVPLSKWVLTQACRQTCAWQAAGLPPIRMSVNMSPIDFRQRDFVEGVERVLEQTGLAPDWLEIEITEGVLMQNVEVTMTALTRLKTLGTRLAIDDFGTGYSSLSYLRRFPIDVLKIDQSFIRGLCNDRNDAALVSAIINLGKSLGLNVIAEGIETAEQLAFLKAHHCEEGQGYFFSEALPADAFARLLAGTEPAPWTIS, from the coding sequence ATGAAAACCCCTTTTCCCCAGACCAACCGGCGCATCCTGATCATCGACGACACGCCGGCGATTCACGATGATTTTCGCAAGATCCTTGCCCCGCAGGTTCAAGACACGGCCGATCTGAATCAACTGGAGCAGACGCTGTTCGGCACGCGCCAGTCGCAGCACCTGAGCTTCCAGCTCGATTCCGCCTATCAGGGCCAGGAAGCCCTGGCCCTGGTCAAACGTGCCCAGGCCAGCGGCACCCCCTATGCGCTGGCCTTCATCGACATGCGCATGCCGCCCGGCTGGGATGGCCTGGAAACCATCGAGCAACTGTGGCGGGTCGATCCGAACCTGCAAATTGCCTTGTGCACGGCATACAGCGACTACAGCTGGGAAGCGATGGCCGAACGGCTGGAATTCGGCGACCAGTTGCTGATTCTGAAAAAACCGTTCGACAGTCTGGAAATCCGCCAGATGGCCAACGCCCTGACCTGGAAATGGCAACTGGCGCAGGACGCGGCGCTGAAGATGCTCAGCCTTGAGCAGACCATCGAGGCGCGGGTTCACGAATTGCTCAAAGTTTCGCACCTGCTGCAATACGACAGCCTCACGGAACTGCCCAACAGCACATTGCTGGGCGATCGCCTGAGCCAGGCCATGGCCGTCTGCCGGCGCCATGACAAACAACTGGTGGTGATGTTCCTCGGCCTGGATCGCTTCAAGCGCATCAACAATGCGCTGGGCCATCCCGCGGGCGACGAGATGCTCAAACGAGTCGCACAACAGCTGTTGTCGTGCGTACGCGGCTCGGACTCGGTGTTTCGCTACGGCTCCGACGAGTTCGTGATGATCCTCGGCGACATCAACCACCCTCAACAAACCCACGGCATCGCCGAAAAACTGCTCACCGCCATTCGTCTGCCGCAGACGATTGCCGGTCATGACGTCAGCGTCACTGCCAGCCTGGGCATCAGCGTCTACCCCGATGACGGCCTCGAAGCCATCGAGTTGATCAAGAAGGCCGAGACCGCGATGCGCAACGTCAAGGAACAGGGGCCGGACAACATTGGCTTCTTTATCGAAGCCATGAACCAGCGCGCCCGGGAACAGCACAGCATCGAGTCGGGTATTCGCCGCGCCCTGCAAGAGCACGAGTTCGTCCTGCACTATCAGCCGAAAATCGACCTGCGCAGTGGCAGAGTGGTGGGTGCCGAAGCGTTGGTGCGCTGGCAGAAACCGGGGCATGGCTGGGTCTATCCTTCGGACTTCATCCCGGTGGCCGAGGACAGCGGCCTGATCGTACCGCTGAGCAAATGGGTGCTGACGCAAGCCTGTCGTCAGACCTGCGCATGGCAAGCCGCCGGGCTGCCGCCGATCCGCATGTCGGTGAACATGTCGCCCATCGATTTTCGCCAGCGTGATTTCGTCGAAGGCGTCGAGCGCGTGCTCGAGCAGACAGGTCTGGCCCCGGACTGGCTGGAGATCGAAATCACCGAAGGTGTGTTGATGCAAAACGTCGAGGTGACGATGACTGCGCTCACTCGCCTCAAGACACTGGGCACGCGCCTGGCCATCGACGACTTCGGCACCGGCTATTCCAGCCTGAGCTACCTGCGCCGGTTTCCCATCGATGTGCTGAAAATCGACCAGTCATTCATTCGCGGCCTGTGCAACGACCGCAACGATGCCGCGCTGGTGAGCGCCATCATCAACCTGGGCAAGAGTCTGGGGCTGAACGTCATCGCCGAGGGCATTGAAACCGCCGAACAGTTGGCTTTTCTCAAGGCGCATCACTGCGAAGAAGGCCAGGGCTACTTCTTCAGCGAAGCCCTGCCGGCAGACGCGTTTGCGCGCTTGCTGGCCGGCACGGAGCCCGCTCCGTGGACGATTTCATGA
- a CDS encoding cytochrome-c peroxidase, producing MSLFHHAMVLLLCGVCAGASAEPLDEPLKPLPAAPQQDARRVELGRRLFHEPRLSINHTLSCASCHQLDKNGADSRALSLGFDGKPVAVNTPTVFNAALNFRQFWDGRVETLEEQSNVVITSPHEMGGDWRTVIERIGKDPDYRRDFAATYPDGVTQANVQQALASFERTLLTPNSRFDQYLLGNTDILTLEEKYGYQRFKEYGCIACHQGVNIGGNMFQKFGVFGDYIADRGNRTVADEGRFNVTGDEADRAVFKVPSLRNVATTAPYFHDGSAPTLERAVDVMFQYQLGRMPSEEDKKLIILFLTTLTGQWPGKP from the coding sequence ATGAGCCTTTTCCACCACGCCATGGTGTTGCTGTTGTGCGGGGTCTGTGCCGGGGCCAGTGCCGAGCCGCTGGACGAGCCTCTCAAACCGTTGCCCGCCGCGCCTCAGCAGGACGCACGGCGCGTGGAGCTCGGTCGGCGCTTGTTCCACGAGCCACGGTTGTCGATCAACCACACGCTGTCCTGCGCCAGCTGCCACCAACTGGACAAGAACGGTGCCGACAGCCGTGCCTTGTCCCTGGGCTTCGACGGCAAACCGGTGGCCGTCAACACGCCGACCGTGTTCAACGCCGCCCTCAACTTCCGCCAGTTCTGGGATGGCCGTGTCGAGACGCTGGAGGAGCAAAGCAACGTCGTCATCACCAGCCCGCATGAAATGGGCGGCGACTGGCGCACCGTGATCGAGCGGATCGGCAAAGACCCCGATTATCGTCGCGATTTCGCCGCCACCTACCCGGACGGCGTGACCCAGGCCAATGTCCAGCAGGCGCTGGCCAGCTTCGAACGCACCTTGCTGACGCCCAACTCGCGCTTCGATCAATACCTGCTGGGCAACACCGACATCCTGACGCTGGAGGAAAAGTACGGTTACCAACGCTTCAAGGAGTACGGCTGCATCGCCTGCCATCAGGGGGTGAACATCGGCGGCAACATGTTCCAGAAATTCGGCGTGTTCGGCGATTACATTGCCGATCGCGGCAACCGGACCGTGGCCGACGAGGGCCGTTTCAATGTCACTGGCGACGAAGCGGACCGGGCGGTGTTCAAGGTGCCAAGCCTGCGCAATGTCGCGACCACCGCACCGTACTTTCACGACGGCTCGGCGCCCACCCTCGAACGGGCGGTGGACGTGATGTTCCAGTACCAGTTGGGACGCATGCCGAGCGAAGAGGACAAAAAGCTGATCATTCTGTTTCTCACGACCCTCACCGGCCAATGGCCAGGCAAGCCATGA
- a CDS encoding DAHL domain-containing protein encodes MINISRRRSLLLLTLVALALASILLFLYFKSSSDQTMTYTESRDLIRQIKQQNSQWENEILKARVALTHNYDPLVSPMNEMNRLWTRFDAIESGHGRNDSAQWNEAHESFLQAMQEKTRLVEQFKSHNALLRNSLAFLPTAEDDIQQQLANLSDFDKLQLQSITTDTYDLLLSALEFAQVTSGDRAADIEVGLNKLAVNAQRLPQAFQSPIKILSNHISLIAREQPLVNQMLESIENIPVAERLDNITVMLDRDQQLADRIDRQYHFYLLLFSVLLMLSLVWLAIRLIGSFAEINRVNSALQTANDALEQRVEERTRELKDAQSELLDAARLAGMAEIATNVLHNVGNVLNSVNISSDLIARKLRSSKTQGLGKAMQLINEHPHDLGAFLSEDAKGKLLPGYLNQLVGAIAQEQQEMVDELNQMNKSVDHIKDIVATQQSYAGANSMTEPLFINELLEDALRMNAGALTRHHVTVVKEYAEVPQVMGDKHRLLLILINLISNAKYAMSDLSNRPRTMTLAVKIVDDGFLEISVKDDGEGIAPENMTRIFAHGFTTRKEGHGFGLHSCALAAIEMNGHLTAHSDGPGKGALFTLQIPLISVTENA; translated from the coding sequence ATGATCAATATCTCCCGTCGACGCAGCCTGCTGTTACTCACCCTCGTCGCCCTGGCGCTGGCCTCGATCCTGCTGTTTCTGTATTTCAAATCCAGCTCCGATCAGACCATGACGTACACCGAATCACGGGACTTGATCCGGCAGATCAAACAACAGAATTCGCAGTGGGAAAACGAAATCCTCAAGGCCAGGGTGGCGCTGACCCACAACTACGATCCGCTGGTGTCACCGATGAACGAGATGAACCGGCTCTGGACGCGCTTCGACGCGATAGAGTCCGGACACGGCCGCAATGACTCGGCACAGTGGAATGAGGCCCACGAGAGTTTCCTGCAGGCAATGCAGGAAAAGACCCGCCTGGTCGAACAGTTCAAATCGCACAATGCGCTGTTGCGCAATTCCCTGGCCTTTTTGCCCACCGCTGAAGACGACATTCAGCAGCAACTGGCCAACCTGTCGGACTTCGATAAATTGCAGTTGCAGAGCATCACCACCGATACCTACGACCTGCTGCTCAGTGCTCTGGAGTTCGCCCAGGTCACCTCCGGTGACCGGGCCGCCGACATCGAAGTGGGCCTGAACAAACTGGCGGTGAACGCACAGCGCCTGCCGCAGGCATTTCAATCCCCGATCAAAATCCTCAGCAACCACATCAGCCTGATCGCTCGCGAGCAGCCACTGGTCAATCAGATGCTCGAAAGCATCGAAAACATTCCCGTGGCCGAGCGCCTGGACAACATCACCGTCATGCTCGATCGCGATCAGCAACTGGCCGATCGGATCGACCGGCAATATCACTTCTACCTGCTGTTGTTTTCGGTGCTGCTGATGTTGTCGCTGGTGTGGCTGGCCATCCGCCTGATCGGCAGTTTCGCCGAGATCAATCGGGTCAACAGCGCCCTGCAAACCGCCAACGATGCACTGGAGCAACGGGTCGAGGAGCGCACCCGGGAACTCAAGGACGCCCAGAGCGAGCTACTCGACGCGGCACGTCTGGCGGGCATGGCGGAAATCGCCACCAACGTGCTGCACAACGTTGGCAACGTGCTCAACAGTGTGAACATCTCCAGCGACCTGATCGCGCGCAAGCTGCGCAGCAGCAAGACCCAAGGCCTGGGCAAAGCCATGCAACTGATCAACGAGCACCCGCACGACCTCGGTGCGTTTCTCAGCGAAGACGCCAAGGGCAAATTGCTCCCCGGCTACCTCAACCAGCTGGTGGGTGCCATTGCCCAGGAACAGCAGGAAATGGTCGACGAACTGAACCAGATGAACAAAAGCGTCGATCACATCAAGGACATCGTCGCTACCCAGCAATCCTATGCCGGTGCCAACAGCATGACCGAACCGCTGTTCATCAACGAGTTGCTCGAAGACGCCTTGCGCATGAACGCCGGGGCCCTGACCCGGCATCACGTCACGGTGGTCAAGGAGTACGCCGAAGTGCCGCAGGTGATGGGCGACAAGCACCGCTTGCTGCTGATCCTGATCAACCTCATCAGCAACGCCAAGTACGCGATGTCCGACCTCAGCAACCGCCCACGCACCATGACCCTGGCGGTAAAAATCGTCGATGACGGCTTCCTCGAAATCAGCGTCAAGGACGATGGCGAAGGCATCGCGCCGGAAAACATGACGCGGATCTTTGCCCACGGTTTCACCACCCGCAAGGAAGGCCACGGGTTCGGCCTGCACAGTTGTGCCCTGGCGGCCATCGAGATGAACGGGCACCTCACCGCGCACAGCGACGGGCCGGGCAAAGGCGCGTTGTTCACCTTGCAGATCCCCCTGATCAGCGTCACGGAGAACGCATGA
- a CDS encoding EAL domain-containing protein gives MNPPAAHINRRVLIVDDSPSIHGDFAKILSPVIPGDDGLGETENLLFGTPSVQQSQHFELDSAFQGREALDKLEAALAENRPYAMAFIDMRMPPGWDGLETIERLWQVDPKLQVALCTAYSDYSWEDIDRRLALNDRLLILKKPFDAIEIRQMASALTVKWQMTEDADLKMNLLEHAVQERTRELSDANIIVQNSPTILYRLRGDPSFALMYISHNITRYGHVAADLVRSPNWAQELIHPDDHAIVDAAMARVLDRHASGASIEFRMRTGQGTWRWVENRYIPVRDHDGRLLEVEGIILDITERRLAEDKLALLARSDGLTGLANRATLIERLHQAFAAARRGAMPFAVFYLDLDHFKRINDTLGHPIGDLLLQEVARRIKFGVRESDVVARLGGDEFAILQMDVSDPTQSAAMAANIRDTLLAPYNLAGNALHISVSIGISSYSDLSPDADSLLGQADMALYRAKEMGRNQYHFHSEAISREVAERMTLVSELMTALESDELQLHYAPEMDLHSGRILGMEAQILWQHPRLGLLPASAFVPAAERTGAIIPLGRWVLEHACAQMRKWRDAGVAPPVMAIKLSLAQLKSGPELIYDVLRTTARWELAPWDLRFDVTEATLAQTKWTHNDALPRLRELGVTIAIDDFGTEYSSFDYLKTYRVNHLKLAQSFIDSAAHDVAGANALRAIVNFARDLNIGIIAEGQPSPDQPCVPSVAPLPSARGLYFSAAVCAEEAGRLLKNSPSPTPKEDEA, from the coding sequence ATGAACCCGCCAGCCGCGCACATCAATCGTCGTGTACTCATTGTCGACGACAGCCCGTCGATCCACGGCGACTTCGCCAAAATTCTCAGCCCGGTCATCCCCGGCGACGATGGCTTGGGCGAAACCGAGAATCTGTTGTTTGGCACCCCGTCCGTACAGCAATCCCAGCATTTCGAACTCGATTCGGCCTTTCAGGGCCGCGAAGCCCTGGACAAACTCGAAGCCGCGCTGGCGGAAAACCGTCCCTACGCCATGGCCTTCATCGACATGCGCATGCCACCGGGCTGGGATGGCCTGGAAACCATCGAACGGCTGTGGCAAGTCGACCCCAAGTTGCAAGTCGCCTTGTGCACCGCCTATTCCGACTACTCCTGGGAAGACATCGACCGGCGTCTGGCGCTGAACGACCGGTTGCTGATTCTGAAAAAGCCCTTCGACGCGATCGAAATCCGGCAGATGGCCAGTGCCCTTACGGTCAAATGGCAAATGACCGAGGACGCCGATCTGAAGATGAACCTGCTGGAACACGCGGTTCAGGAGCGCACCCGGGAGCTGTCCGATGCCAACATCATCGTGCAGAACAGCCCGACCATCCTTTACCGTTTGCGCGGCGATCCCTCGTTTGCCCTGATGTACATCTCCCACAACATCACCCGTTACGGCCATGTCGCCGCCGACCTGGTGCGTTCGCCCAACTGGGCGCAGGAACTGATTCACCCGGACGATCACGCCATTGTCGATGCCGCCATGGCCCGAGTGCTGGATCGGCATGCGTCAGGCGCGTCCATCGAATTCCGGATGCGCACCGGCCAGGGAACCTGGCGCTGGGTGGAGAACCGCTACATCCCGGTGCGCGATCATGACGGCCGTCTACTGGAAGTCGAGGGCATCATCCTCGACATCACCGAGCGTCGCCTGGCCGAGGACAAACTGGCGTTGCTGGCGCGCTCCGATGGCCTGACAGGCCTGGCCAATCGCGCCACACTGATCGAACGCCTGCATCAGGCGTTTGCCGCCGCGCGACGGGGCGCCATGCCGTTTGCAGTGTTTTACCTGGATCTGGACCACTTCAAGCGGATCAATGACACCCTGGGCCACCCGATCGGCGATCTGCTGCTGCAGGAAGTGGCCCGGCGCATCAAGTTCGGCGTGCGGGAAAGCGACGTGGTGGCGCGCCTGGGCGGCGACGAGTTCGCGATCCTGCAAATGGACGTCAGCGACCCGACCCAATCGGCCGCGATGGCCGCCAACATCCGCGACACGCTGCTGGCCCCCTACAACCTGGCCGGCAATGCACTGCACATTTCGGTCAGTATCGGCATCAGCAGTTACAGCGACCTCAGCCCCGATGCCGACAGCCTGCTCGGGCAGGCCGATATGGCGCTGTATCGCGCCAAGGAAATGGGCCGCAACCAGTATCACTTCCACTCCGAGGCGATCTCGCGCGAAGTGGCCGAGCGCATGACGCTGGTCAGCGAATTGATGACGGCGCTCGAGAGCGATGAGCTGCAACTGCATTACGCACCGGAGATGGATCTGCACAGTGGCAGGATTCTTGGCATGGAGGCGCAGATTCTCTGGCAGCATCCGCGCCTCGGCCTGCTGCCGGCCAGCGCCTTCGTGCCGGCGGCGGAGCGCACCGGGGCGATCATTCCTCTTGGGCGCTGGGTCCTGGAACACGCCTGTGCCCAGATGCGCAAATGGCGTGACGCAGGCGTAGCGCCGCCAGTCATGGCAATCAAACTCTCGCTGGCGCAACTCAAGAGCGGTCCCGAGTTGATCTACGACGTGCTGCGCACCACCGCTCGCTGGGAGCTGGCCCCCTGGGATCTGCGCTTCGATGTCACCGAGGCGACGCTGGCCCAGACCAAATGGACCCACAACGATGCGTTGCCGCGCCTGCGCGAGCTGGGCGTGACCATCGCCATCGATGATTTCGGCACCGAATACTCCTCGTTCGATTACCTGAAAACCTACCGGGTCAATCACCTCAAACTGGCGCAGAGCTTCATCGACAGTGCGGCCCACGATGTGGCCGGCGCCAACGCCCTGCGCGCCATCGTCAACTTCGCCCGGGACCTGAACATCGGCATCATCGCCGAAGGACAGCCGTCGCCGGACCAGCCTTGCGTGCCATCCGTCGCGCCACTGCCCAGCGCCCGGGGGCTGTATTTCAGCGCGGCGGTCTGTGCCGAAGAGGCTGGGCGACTGCTCAAGAACAGTCCGAGTCCTACGCCGAAGGAGGACGAGGCATGA